The genome window TGAGTTGCCTATGCGCCTGAGACAGCATCTCACTGAGACACTCTTGCAAAGATACTGCATCCCCCGAACAGACATTATAAATTTCGCCTGCTTTTCCATTCTCCGCAATCATTTCAAAGGCCCGCACAGCGTCACGAACATCTACAAAATCACGCAAGGCATCTAAGTTGCCCGTAAAAATTTCGTCTTTGCCATGTTTTTCTGCCAATGCAATCTGGTGTGCAAAACTGGAGCAAGCCAATGCAGGTGATTGACCAGGTCCCAGCAAATTGAAGATGCGAACAATCTTTACAGGCAATTGACCTGCACCAAAATATCTTAAAGATACTAATTCTTGCGCAGCCTTACTCACAGCATAGTGTGTCACTGGGCGAATTTTTGTTTTTTCACTAATTTTCTTTTTTCCAGACCCAAGTCCATACACGGCGCTGGAGCTGGCAAGGGTAATCGCAGGCTTTAAGTTGGATTCCACTGCCGCCTCCAAAAGCGTGACGGTCGCTTGTACATTGGCAATATACAACTCCTGCGGCTCGTTAGATTTAATCAGCCCTGCTAAATGAAAGATAACATCCGGCTCAAATTCCTTCAAAGCATTGGTGACTATATTTTTATCAGCCAATTCACCTTGAAAGAAATGTTCGAGGTTGCCACCCGGGCGAATGTCTAAGCCAGCAACCTGCCAGTTTTTAGCAATCAGGCTGCGCGTTAGGTATGAGCCGACAAACCCGGATGAGCCGGTAATTAATGCACGGGTCATTAATTTAAAACCTCAAATATTTTTTTGAGTCTTTGTTCATAGGTATGCTCACGCACTACACGCTCATATCCGCGGTGGGCAATGGCTTTGCGCTCGCTTTCATGTTTCAGATAATATTCTGCCAGTTCGCGAAAATGTTCAGGGGATTCATAAACAATGAGTTCCCTGCCTATTTCAAAATGTTCTTCCATGCCCGCAATATAATCCGTAAGTTGAAAACCGCCCGCACCGGGGATTTCGAACGTACGCATGTTCAAGCCGCCGCCGCGAGATTGAACGTGATGCACATTCGGGCAAATGTATGCCGTATTGTAAACAGCCGATACATATTCACCGTTTAAGTCTTTGCCGCGTAAAACTTTGGGCGGGAAGTTATTTTTCTTTAAGAAACTCTTCCAGCCCCTCCCCCACACGGCCACATCTAACCCTTGCGTATATTTTAAGAATTCTCCCCGTTCGGGATAGTAATTTGCAATAAATGCAACTTCACATTCAAAGCGTTTTTTGTGGGGCGCACTGATTTTTTTAGGATGGTATATTTCGGGGTCGTATGCACACGGCAGGTAGAAAATATTTTCTACGCCTTTTTGTTTTAACATTTCCAAGTCTTCATAATCAAATATAAATAAAGCATTGATGATTTTCAGCTGCACTGCCACTTGCGGATAATCTTTATAATAAAAAAGTGGATTATCCACCCACCATGAAATGAGCAGGCGGTTTGCAGACTTAATCGCTTCTAATGTTTCTGGTTGAATCAAATCGCCTTTAAGTAAAAATATTAAGTCGGGTTGATATTGATACACAGTTTTTACCAAACGGCGATTCATATCACGTTCCCAGCCCGCACCGATACGATGAGCAAGGGGTCTTAAGACGGAGTGCAAAGCAGATGGAACATAACTTTTCAAAATCAATTCGTTATTCATGCGAAATGGAGCATGAGGCGAACTATATGCAAATGCCTGCACTTGATGACCAAGTGCAATCAGCCCATATTCTACGCCTTCCATCCAGCCGCCAATCCAGCGCGGTCCAACAAGCAAAATTTTCATTGAGGGCGTTCTGCTTTCATATGCATTAAACCATCATAAATCATGACGGGCTGTATGCCTAATTCTGTTTCCATTTTAGTTGTATCGAAGGATGTGTCCTTGGGGCGTAATGCAATTTCAGGAAAGTAAGAATCTGGAACCGATTCGATCAAGTTTGAATCGAGTTCAAAGACGTGTGCCACTTGTAATGCAAATTCATATAAAGAGACATGGTCACGCCCGGCAGCATGATATATGCCCGTGCACTTTTGCTCTGCCACCGCCCAAACGACTTGCGCGCACGAATAAGCAGGTAAAGGTTTGCTAAAGACGTTATTGACTACTTTTATCGGCTTGTTCTCCTCAAGAGACCGAAGCCACCAAGTGACGGGGTTATCGCGCCCGCCGGGATATTGCCAGCCATACAACATAATCGTGCGCACAATTGTCCAATGCAGGCCGCTTTGTTGAACGAGTTTTTCAGCGTCGGATTTAACATGCCCGTAATAATTAATCGGGTTCACAGGTGCATCTTCTGCATACAATGGATTCGTGCCGTCAAAGACAGCATTGCTGGAAATGTAAATCAGGCGGGCATTAAATTCCTTACAAAGTTCAATGATTAATTGTGTGCCTTCCAAGTTTACCTTATGTGTGATTCCACGATTCTTTTCCGCAAAATCAACGCTGCCAATTGCGGCAGTATGAATTACAGCATCCGGTTGAGATCGTTTAAAAACAGATTTCATCGCCGCGTAATCATTTAAGTCTGTTGGGAGAATAAAAAAAGGCAAAGGCCATGGCAGAGCACGCTGAGGTGTGCAAGTGGCATAGCCTTGCACCCCTGCCGGTGCAGAGTTTTGCAGCGCAACCCCAAGCAAGCCAGTACCGCCGGTAATCAAGATGTTCTTCAAAGCGTCACCAAAACCCAACTATCCGTTTTTCAAATCCCAGTCATAAGGCACATCCGATGAATTCCATGCCACGCGGAATTCATCAGGTTGGTCATAGTTATATGGTGCGTTGACCGTATTTACGATTAAAGCAGTTTCATTTGCCATGCCTTTGAAGCCATGATACACGCCGCAGGGAATCTTTACCAAACCCGGGTTTTTTTCACCAATAAAGTATTCGTTCACTTCGCGATAGGTTGTTGAATCTTTTCGCGGATCAAACAGAACCAGCTTGATCATACCGAAAACACACGCCATGAAATCGGTTTGTAATTTATGATAATGCCAGGCTTTTACCACTTGTGGATATACGGCTGTCATATACACTTGTCCAAATTTATCAAACAATTCTTCATCCACGCGGAGCATTTCCATCAAATAACCACGCTCATCCGCAATCACCCGCAATTTCTTGAAAACTACATCTTGTATCATGTCACTATGTCCTTTCAATGAGTATGTATTGATTATTCCTCCGCCAACCGGAGAGGACGGTCTCCATTAAATATTGTTGCCAATATAGTATCCTAAAACCTGCAACTGCGCTTTATCAACAAAGCCCCTGCGCCAGGCAACTTCTTGCGGGCTGTCATTCATCAAGCCGTTTGCAGGGCCGCCTGCATACGTTGAGGCATCGAGGTTAATGTTTTTCATGTCGGGATCTGCCTTGAGCAGACAACGGTTAAGTTGGGTCCAACAAGCCCGGCGCCGCCAGTTATTAATGCTTTTTTCACACTTAATTTTCTCCTGTTTCCCTAAAACCGAAAACCCCTTTTACATCTAACCAATGATAAAACCGCGCACTGGCTTTTCCATCCAGCGGGGTGCATAACCTCTCAAGGTTCTCTTCCCATCGTATTTTCTTTTTGGAAAAAGCGTCGGTTTGTAAAACACATTCATTTATTGCAATTTCAAGCTCTGCCTGGTTTGTGTAAAAAAATGCACCTGCTTCAACATCTTGAATTCGACCAAAATCATAACGGCGCGTGGGTTTGTAGGAGACAGGCATACAACCGGAGGCCATCGCTTCAATACCTATTGAGGATGTCCCTGTGACAATAAATCTAGAAACCAGCAGGATCTCATGCAAATCACCATTTGCGATTTGATAACGATTGCAAGAGTGAGCCTGAGATATGTTCTTTAATTCATCGATCAGCACAGCCCAGTAATGAAAACGCACCAGCAAATATAACTGCGGATATTTTTCTGCGGCCGCAAACGCCCATTCCATTATTGAGAGGGCTTCCGCTTTGAGGCTGGGTAATGCCAAAAGCCCAAGAACAGTTTCTCCGTCAAGGTGGAGGCGGGTTTTCCATTCTTGTGCTGCATGGTCGCGGTCTGTTTGTGAAACAAACTTCAAATACGGGTAACGAATCGGTCCAGTTAGATTCACACGGTCTTTTCCAAATTTTTCCATCAGCATGGTGTACGGAGTATTACCATACGCCGCAACATAATCCGGCAAAGGCGAATAAGGAGGAGTGAGTTCATTGGTTTGATTAATTTGGTCGGGCAAAAAATAATAGCCAAGATGGCTTTTTCCAATTAATGAGGTTTGCAAACCAATTAGTTTGATGTAGGGATTCTCTTTTTTTGCGCCTGCTGCAAATCCTTTTTCAATCGGTTGAAATTCAAAAGCAAAAATTGCAGAGGACATATTTTTTTCTTGTTGCACTGCTCTCGCACTTGCATACGCAAGGATTAAAGATTGCAAAAGACCTTGATCCCATAACTCATTTTGAAACTCACGCACAACAAGAAGTTTCACATCAATGGAATCAAGTCGTAAATCCGCATTCGATAAATTCTTAAACCAAAATGATAGTTTCCCGCCCCAATTGTGCCTGAAATAAACAGATACCAATTCTTGAAATGATATCAATGACTGTGTAAACGAAATCTGGTTTTCAAGAGCGATCTTTTTCCAGCACCTTATATTTCTCAAGAGATTTCGCGGTTTCATCGTGGGAATGGCAAGATATTTCAAAACAAGTCCATGTTTTTTTAATTCGGCAGGAAAATCGCCAAAAGCAAGGTTTTCAAAAACGCCATTGTTATTATTGGACCACAACGCAGGAAAAATCGTTAAACCAAGAACATCGGCTGAAGTTTCTTTTCCCAGGGTGCCAATATTGAACACACGAAATACAAGCCAGTAAACCAATGACGATACAAATTGCAGCCACCATGAAACGACCAGGGAAACATTGCCGCGGTAATAAGCCGGCTTATTTTGTTTGACAATTTTTATTTCAAACTTTTTCAAGTGGACCCGTCTGCAAATTTCATGAATGGGTTTTTCGAGCAGGGCATCATCTGTGACCAAAAGCAGGCGCTGATAATTGGCATCCCGCAAAACCTCCTTCAAAACGAGCAGGGCATAAATCTTGTCAATCAAAGGGGTGCGCAGTATGCTCATTTCAGAAATTGGCATGAGCCAATACAAGCTGACTTTATGATCCAATACGGTAATATCCAATAAACCTGTTTTTTTGGCTGTTTCATATAAAAAGCGCGGGTACAGCTCTCGGACTTTTTCGCCAACAACATCCGATATTTCTTTTATGTCAAGCCATGTTCCATCAGAATTATCCTTTGGAGGAATCGAATCAGCCAGCGAAAGCACACGGACTTCACGCCCCTGTGATTTTGCGGTTTGGATATATTCGCCTCTTCCCCATTCCTGTGCCTGATCCAATATTTCGACAATCAACTCGGTTTCATTTTTTTCTGTCATTCGTCAAACAATCTGGTTTCCAATTCGTGAAAACTACGGACAATTTCTACATCCGCTGGAAAGCCGCCGTCCCCGCTTAAGACATGGCCATAAAAAGGTGAGTTCGTTTCCAAAGAGGCTTTGTAATCATTGATCGCATCGCCAATAAAGGGCATTTCATTTGTTTCGAAAGCATATCGCATCAAAATATCACGGATGATCTCAGGTTTGCCGCGCGGTGTGCCATGTATCTCTCTGAAGTAGGAATTCAATCCGCGCTGCGAGGTGATTTCATGCAATTCGTCCTGCGGCGTGCC of Anaerolineales bacterium contains these proteins:
- a CDS encoding GDP-mannose 4,6-dehydratase; this encodes MTRALITGSSGFVGSYLTRSLIAKNWQVAGLDIRPGGNLEHFFQGELADKNIVTNALKEFEPDVIFHLAGLIKSNEPQELYIANVQATVTLLEAAVESNLKPAITLASSSAVYGLGSGKKKISEKTKIRPVTHYAVSKAAQELVSLRYFGAGQLPVKIVRIFNLLGPGQSPALACSSFAHQIALAEKHGKDEIFTGNLDALRDFVDVRDAVRAFEMIAENGKAGEIYNVCSGDAVSLQECLSEMLSQAHRQLIPKIEVGRVQQDDIPIQVGSFEKIKKACGWNPEIFLKESLNDLLNGWRERVELNAESK
- a CDS encoding glycosyltransferase; this translates as MKILLVGPRWIGGWMEGVEYGLIALGHQVQAFAYSSPHAPFRMNNELILKSYVPSALHSVLRPLAHRIGAGWERDMNRRLVKTVYQYQPDLIFLLKGDLIQPETLEAIKSANRLLISWWVDNPLFYYKDYPQVAVQLKIINALFIFDYEDLEMLKQKGVENIFYLPCAYDPEIYHPKKISAPHKKRFECEVAFIANYYPERGEFLKYTQGLDVAVWGRGWKSFLKKNNFPPKVLRGKDLNGEYVSAVYNTAYICPNVHHVQSRGGGLNMRTFEIPGAGGFQLTDYIAGMEEHFEIGRELIVYESPEHFRELAEYYLKHESERKAIAHRGYERVVREHTYEQRLKKIFEVLN
- a CDS encoding NAD(P)-dependent oxidoreductase, coding for MKNILITGGTGLLGVALQNSAPAGVQGYATCTPQRALPWPLPFFILPTDLNDYAAMKSVFKRSQPDAVIHTAAIGSVDFAEKNRGITHKVNLEGTQLIIELCKEFNARLIYISSNAVFDGTNPLYAEDAPVNPINYYGHVKSDAEKLVQQSGLHWTIVRTIMLYGWQYPGGRDNPVTWWLRSLEENKPIKVVNNVFSKPLPAYSCAQVVWAVAEQKCTGIYHAAGRDHVSLYEFALQVAHVFELDSNLIESVPDSYFPEIALRPKDTSFDTTKMETELGIQPVMIYDGLMHMKAERPQ
- a CDS encoding dTDP-4-dehydrorhamnose 3,5-epimerase family protein, which produces MIQDVVFKKLRVIADERGYLMEMLRVDEELFDKFGQVYMTAVYPQVVKAWHYHKLQTDFMACVFGMIKLVLFDPRKDSTTYREVNEYFIGEKNPGLVKIPCGVYHGFKGMANETALIVNTVNAPYNYDQPDEFRVAWNSSDVPYDWDLKNG